The region ctggaataggcttcctgagccattacgtctagctccattcctagctgccttcaaatccgggctaaaggcctgcctgtttgatgctgctttcgactcctgacttgtcacttttatcttatccttgtgtccttctgtctgtccttcccttatccttattgatcctgtctgtttgtcctgatttagattgtaagctcttttgaacatggactgtctttcttcatgttcaattgtaaagcactgcgtacgactggtagcgctatagaagtgatttatagtagtagtaatagtatatgatgtagaactgagccatgttgttctggagtgctTGTACggtagtgcataagtacataagtattgccatactgggaatgaccaaaagttcatcaagcccagcatgctgtttccaagAGGAATGgttcttggctggttaagtagcacttaaccggctatccacaaatattcagcgggagatagctagttatctcccgctgaatatttgcagtcggCGCTTAGTGTCTAACCAGTTATATAGTGTGATATAACCTACTATCCGCAAATATTCGGCGcatcgccggctaagtttggcggccaaattgggtcgccaaaatagcaggcctatattTGGcctctataaacttaactggccagcaatgaatattggcttggccggttaagtttaaactggcccaaAGTAAACCAGATGTTCAATTTCCAGTCaccagatatggcccagcattgaatatccagtctcaCCGCAGAGCTCGGGAGTTAACCgggctgcctcccgtggtctCACTATTagtctatttatttatatatacaagGGGCACATAAACACAGGTACTTAGATTGTAGAATTTCTCTTCATGCATTAGAATTGattggatttttatttttatgaatttCTGGACCTCTACACGATTTGTCAGTGGCCAGCCATCACATATCCTAATCACAAGTAAATCAACTGCCTTCCAAGTAATTTGAGTAACTAAGGTTAAGCAGCACCTCACCACACGTAAGCTTATAGTTGGAAAATTTGTAACTTCAGACATATGTTGATTTATGAAAATGTTTCCCCTATATATCTGTCATGATTCATATTTGCATTCCCAATAAAGTCCACATTTCTTCTCTTGCGAGAGAGAATGTGCTAATGATAGACAGGCCATTCTACAGACTGGAATTTATCCTCCAACCATAGAAAAGGAAGAAACAGATGTGGGAATAGAGTTCTGAAACCTTCCATGTAACTTATTAAGTAACTGATCCTAAAGGCTGTAGTCTGGTTATTATTTGCTCTTAATCCACAGTAAATGTGTACCCAGCTGCTTCATGCTGAGGCACTACAGAATTTAGTAGAGTGTATTCCTCATTAGAAATTCATGATGCACAACCTTGCAGGAGACGTGCAACTCTGTTTTTGGTCTACTTTCATTAAAGAATGACTATATAGGTAGGGTTGTTGGACAGCTTCAACCTTAAACCCCACCGCCATCAGCACCAATTTAATTTCAGACCTCTAACCTGCCCCTGCCtcccaaaaataataataaaaaaataataaaaacagtaaTGATTATCCACAACAATCCTACAAAAATGTAGAACTGGGCATCATAATTTTAAATATATACCTACTCAtattacacacatacacatacatatatcaAGGGCAATTTCCAGAGGTCATTTACCTGGCTCAGTGAACTGTTTGACAATTGCCAACCATTCCTGCAGGTTAATTATacactgatggttctttgagtttgtgcagctgtcaggacctattgttttgcttaaaCTGTAGCTTTGCTGCCCCCAGAAGCTGCTGTcctaggcaaccacctagtcTTGCCTATTGGTAAGGTTGGCCCTGGTAGCGCTGGTGATTATAGGTTTAAATCAATGAACACTATAAGCAGAGTAATACTGTCTATATATCAAAAAATCACAGGGAGAAAAAGTCTCAACAAGTGCGGCAATTATTTAAACATGAAACCTATTGCACGCACAACAAGTCATCATTGACTGAAAAAACCCCCAGTgaacaaaaataattaaaaaaaaatttttttaatgctgttttaatAATCCAAAAGGTTTTAGTGCAATGCTGTAAAATTCATGCATCGACAATCAAAACCAACTTGTGTGTAAACATGCCAACAACCACTTATCTTATCTTTGTGGTATAAATCCCAGTCTGTTCCTGCTTGCGTTTGGATTCTGACGGTCCCGTTTCGAGATACTTCTTCAGGGAACCAAAACGCGGAACAAAGAGAAACTGATGACACGCCTCGCTGGaaattggccttccttcctccttttttaatactattattattagcatttgtatagcgctactagatgcacgcagtgctatatctggtctgggcttcacGGAAGTGtaattgaatacgctgagctgtttttcctgcatcggcagtggattacaattatagcagaagccttgctttcattctttttgagcttaatattcgtatatctatatatcacaagactcctgaagaaggcgtctctAGCGCCAAAACTGTGTTGAgttgagtgtatatttaaataaagagattgttcctaacctacgtcgcctactggtgttgttcaagagcctactcctcctactccccctttactcagattctacttttcgtaggaatttgtgtaacTCCACCCTCGTGTTTTTTTTGGCTTGCTATTTTTAAATAGCgctcatgcctgatgtaaatttttgacctttgcagctgctcctataaggcttgttttctttttaccattctcctcattttatcatagtctcctttttgaaagttaaatgctaacatattggatttcctgtttgtaCTTATTCTAGagtttatatcaaatctgatcatgttatgatcactgctatcaagtggccccagcaccattacctcctgcaccagatcatgcactccactaaggactaagtctaggattgttccccttcttgttggttcctgaaccagctgctccataaagcaatccttgatttcatcaagaaatgttacctctctagcatgccctgatattacatttGCACAGTCAACATTGGAGGtattaaatcacccattattattgtgttacccagtttgttagcatccctaatttctgataacatttctgcatctgtccgtTCATCCTGTCCagatggacagtagtacactcctaacactatccttttcccctttacacatggaatttctatccatagggattctaagatgtgctttgtgtcctgcagaatttttaatctatttgattcaaggccctccttaacatataattcTACCCcttcactgcgatataatttgtaccctggtatgacagtgtcccattggttatcttccttctaccaggtctcagagatgcctattatatctatctttttgtttagtGCAATATGCCCTATCTTCCTTGTTTGgtaatatcttttaaagatatcttattccgaaccatgcgcttttgagcatcTGTCGGCCTTTCCCCAGTTTCTAAAGAATAAAAGACATTCTCCAAAGAACAATAACAAAATCCAAAATATATAGTATTTTCAGTTGTTTCTTTCCCAATGATGGCCTATTTTCCTGTTGTTCACATGGTGTGGTCACATATCCAGCTTTGCTGACCAAATGATAGTCTGTAACTAGGCTTCATATTGGCTTTAGGACATtatgggggcaattttataaaggtttttctaTGTGTAAGGCCTATTTTACATGTAGAAAAAGGCTTTAATAAAACTGCATGGGACTGcatttatatataaaaagtatgtagaaacagaaaaacatgacagcagataaaggccaaatggcccatccagtctgcctatccacagCATCCACTATCGCCTTCTCTCCCTAAgaaatcccatgtgcctgtcccatgatTTCTTGAATGCAGATACAGtgtttatctccaccacctccaccaggaggctattccacacttccaccacccCTTCCATAAAAAAGCATtttcttagattattcctgagcctataacctcttaacttcatcctatgccctctcattctgtaGTTTTTTTCATTcgaaaaaaggctcacctcctgtacaataTTGCCACAGAGTTatctaaatgtttctatcatatcccctctctcccacctttcttccagagtatacatatagagatctttaagtttgtcttcatacactttatgacagagactACTGACCAGGTTTGTAGCCTCTCTCTGTACCAActacatcctgtttatatctttttgaaggtgcaatctccagaattgcacacagtattctaaattgtGCCCCACCCGAGACGTATACAAGGGCACGATCACCTTTTTTTATCCTgttggccattcctttccctatataCCCAAGCAGCTTTCTGGCTATGACTGTCACTTTTTATATTTGGCCACCTTATTATTATAAGAATCACCTCCAAGTTCCACTCGCCTTTCATGCTTCACCCCCTATACAATACCGttccttggatttttgcagccaAAGTGCAtgcccctgtttttttttttagcattaaattttagttgacaatttctggaccattcttcaagctttactAGATCCCTCcttatgctatccacaccctccggggtgtctaccctattacaaagtttcatattgtctgcaaagagacaaatcttaccagacagtccttccgcaatgtcgcttacaaaaatgttaaaaacagccggcccaaggaccgatccctgtggcacaccactgataacatccttttcctaggagaaaattccatttaccactaccctatgtgttcttccacttaaccagccagtcaCTTTAGCGCCCATACCAGGAGCACTCAcgttatttatcagtcgcctatatggaaccatgtcaaaagctttgctaaaatccaagtacaccacatctagcgcccctcccatatccaattgtttagttacccagtcaaagaaatcaatcagatttgtctgacaagatctgcctctagcAAAACCATGCTGTCTTGGGTCCTGCAGTACATTTGGTTCTAAAagcctcacaatcctctgctgtAGAAGCATTTAATCATCACTGAAGTCAGACTAACAGGCCTGTAATTCCCAGCCTCCTCCTTATTTCTGTTCGTGTGCACAgggatcttatttatttatttggattttgctcacacctttttcattagtagctcaaggtgatttacattcagatacactggatatttctctgtcccaggaaggcttacaatctaagtttgtacctgaggcaatggagggttaagtgactcacccaagatcacaaggagcagcagtgggatttgaactggccacctctggatggcaagactggtgttctaaccactaagccactcctccactccacttatccACCCTAGTTTTACTCAAACTGTGTGTAGATGTTCTGAGGGGTGTAGTTTAGACAAAGTTGTGATGTACACATGTGTGTTATAAAATAGGCCAGTACACATGTACTAAATGTACAAATTTGAAGCAGGTGTAAAGGTGTGCATTGGTATTTGCCCTCCattggggctagttctgggtgtCTAATATATAAAGGCACATTGGTATCATGTTGACTTTACAAAATAGGTGCTTTTTTTATCTTTTCACATAGATGTCATGTTATATAAAATCAGACATATTGCTTTTTTCCACCatagctggcttttttttttaattattttgcatgATTAGAAACCTAGAAGTGCAGAATCTGTAATTAATAGTTCCTCTTACTGTTTTTTTGTAAGGCTCTGGTATTGGGATTCTTCATCTGTAGCATCTTTTACTGTGTTAAGTTTTTGGCTTCTAGATATGGCTTATGACTGTTATGTAGCAATTTGCACTCAATCTTCCATCTTCAACCAGCAAGGAGACATGAGAATAACATATAAGCAGACTTGGGAagggggagttatcaacgtgcaccaccattaagatgtgttaatttactgttaacctcagttattagtaactggggGGAGAACTTATCAATGTGGGATTCTGTTAAGCcaagttattttagcacagggtcccatatTATGCAATGAAAACCTGtggtaaattttttattttattttattgcatttgtatcccacattttcccacctatttgcaggctcaatgtggcttacatagttttgtaaaacagttaatcctggatgtcaggtacaattattattgtgcagagattaattagggaagagagtagagagaagagggaaggaatttattaggtatataaaataacacaacctgtggtaaaataacctgtcttgaTGGTAGCCCACATTCATAACTTACCCcttaggtttcattgcataaaatgggacctgtactaaaatagcatgagttggtGATAAAGTAACTCATCTTAACGGTAGCTCATGTTGGTAACTACCACCCCTTAATCCAGCTACTCTTACATTGTCACCTCTACACATTCATctgtttctgtttgtgtttttCATTCTAACCTATTTCTGTTTGGTTTCTTCTGCAGGTACCAGATACACACAGGTCTCCAGCACTCTATCATAAGACCTTCGCAGCCCAACTGTTTACCTCTGGATAATGCAACATTACCTCAGAAACTGAAAGAAGTTGGCTATTCTACACACATGGTTGGCAAATGGCATTTGGGGTTCTACCGAAAAGAATGCATGCCAACGCAGAGAGGATTTGATACCTTTTTCGGATCACTTTTGGGTAGTGGGGATTATTACACTCATTACAAGTGTGACAGCCCTGGTGTATGTGGGTATGACTTATATGAGAATGATGATGCTGCATGGAATCATGATAATGGTGTATATTCAACACAAATGTACACACAGAGAGTGCAAGCGATTTTAGCTGCTCATGATCCCAGAAAACCTATATTTTTATACATTGCTTACCAAGCAGTTCATTCCCCTCTGCAAGCACCAGGCAAGTATTTTGAAAATTTTAGGTCAATTATCAACATAAACAGGCGGCGATATGCTGCCATGTTGTCATGCCTCGATGAGGCTATCAGCAATGTGACCCTTGCTTTGAAGATGTACGGTTACTACAATAATAGCATCATCATTTATTCTTCGGATAATGGTGGGCAGCCAATGGCTGGAGGCAGCAACTGGCCCCTCCGAGGGAGCAAAGGGACCTACTGGGAAGGAGGGATCCGTGCTATTGGATTTGTCCACAGCCCCCTTTTGAAAAATCCAGGGTTTGTGTGTAGAGAGCTTTTACACATCACAGACTGGTATCCTACTTTAGTCACATTGGCCGAAGGGCAAATTGACGAGAATACTCAATTAGATGGATATGACATATGGGAGACAATAAGTGAAGGTAAGCGTTCCCCAAGAGTGGATATTTTGCATAACATTGATCCCATTTACATCAAAGCTAGAAATGGTTCTTGGGCTGCTGGCTTTGGGATATGGAACACTGCAATTCAGTCAGCAATTAGAGTGAACCACTGGAAATTACTCACAGGAAATCAAGGATACAGTGAATGGGTCCCACCTCAGAGCTTTAGCAACATGGGTCCCAACCGTTGGCACAGTGAACGTGTTTCCTGGACAGGTGGCAAAACTGTATGGCTTTTTAACATAACAGCTGACCCATATGAAAGGATCGATCTCTCTAACAAATATCCAGATGTTGTGAAGCAGCTACTGAGAAGGCTTTCACAGTTTAATAAAACTGCAGTTCCTGTTCGGTATCCCCCCAAAGACCCCAAGAG is a window of Microcaecilia unicolor chromosome 2, aMicUni1.1, whole genome shotgun sequence DNA encoding:
- the ARSJ gene encoding arylsulfatase J — translated: MALPPCAHWICSVKMTVVGVLAGFSVVSLMTFGYLSLDSLKNSSLEGKDAPGRIQSGEEPQQTQPNPQPHIIFILADDQGFRDIGYHGSEIRTPTLDKLAAEGVKLENYYVQPICSPSRSQFITGKYQIHTGLQHSIIRPSQPNCLPLDNATLPQKLKEVGYSTHMVGKWHLGFYRKECMPTQRGFDTFFGSLLGSGDYYTHYKCDSPGVCGYDLYENDDAAWNHDNGVYSTQMYTQRVQAILAAHDPRKPIFLYIAYQAVHSPLQAPGKYFENFRSIININRRRYAAMLSCLDEAISNVTLALKMYGYYNNSIIIYSSDNGGQPMAGGSNWPLRGSKGTYWEGGIRAIGFVHSPLLKNPGFVCRELLHITDWYPTLVTLAEGQIDENTQLDGYDIWETISEGKRSPRVDILHNIDPIYIKARNGSWAAGFGIWNTAIQSAIRVNHWKLLTGNQGYSEWVPPQSFSNMGPNRWHSERVSWTGGKTVWLFNITADPYERIDLSNKYPDVVKQLLRRLSQFNKTAVPVRYPPKDPKSNPQLNGGVWGPWYKEDENKKKSKTSKMGQKEKKAKAKKKANRKKGQSSNCTSRFTDA